A region of Bombus huntii isolate Logan2020A chromosome 15, iyBomHunt1.1, whole genome shotgun sequence DNA encodes the following proteins:
- the LOC126873689 gene encoding axotactin isoform X5 — MKLEDVGTGETYFESDLFRKKTTMIDHKRWIFRILVWAYVYAIVSANLTDSSEIDLSNEMDTSTTTKRTFPDRCLVKTEPGPCKQNVQKWTFIKTEGKCRTFLYGGCLGNENRFNSEVECLYHCVGGPEHTLPPYLITKGNVFVTSTATTNTLPSTTAITPRPTFTPPEPTKPPVPKYKRGKELTFMESGYEKTFMFAQSNTFIQLDGSGIKPFQLRLCREISFKFRTKLPHGLLVYHSVKDRPESLDPYALYVIVEKGQLKVVHVFGKRSTSLTVGEGLNRDEWHSVLVRIDVHGAKLIARVDDKQEETTLEVLEHAVNYGVSEELASVVLIGGLSSEERLHGVKYIIESFVGCIRDMVLSSGKSASDLLPIQPLIATKHENVKEGCIDKCRTRENLCFISSQCVNHYNSLTCDCFGTKYEGERCDVYTATILTLRGSSYVSFRVYDWKDRVHSSVNRISLAFKTKWDDSALFYASGEIDGTPHYIAAYIMNGSVHVALDFGHKSKITTKLGDYITSNHWNNLTIFHNGSLVFVSLDDEIKVLEIPGENYNMIIDPEIYIGGGPELHKKKGLRSYNNFAGSLKYVFFNDKSIIYELKRSNPMVHYIGVLAPEYYEADVDVIPITYPFADSHIWWPIARTDSLKLSFDFKSSKPVAVVASGNVTSNRSLGYWELRVINDEIRFQLIPVLTENITVSTAVKFPPYNTSWHAVELNYTRGELSVLVDYRNKHSKLFSMAFELGDKVIIGSGKSNAGLVGCMREIQVNDERIEPRHVINTDRVIGEVALDNCQFVDPCTRPNTCEHQGKCSVTEDRITCDCTGTGYIGKNCHFTIYRKTCEELALLGYTQDRAYTIDIDGNGRFPPANVKCEFQSIEDSTKTIVEHNLPSQVDVRSTAESDFSFDIKYREFTAEMLQELISHSLYCSQYIKYDCYKAPLELHSATWFISSKGTTVDYIGNVTRGSCPCGMNRTCVDANLSCNCDVLAGTAGKWLSDEGYYERPDSLGITSMVFLQQKDLEDDAQGRITLGPLECVETNTQKYVVTFTTSQSYIEVPGWRKGDIAFSFRTTGEKAILLYQPPIRSNYPSFMVALTSEFRLTFNFTLNTGTIRELEVQSIRKLNNGDWQKIWIDYNDYHVRFMINTDYQMVELLPEEEFGPFEGSMFIGGATAEHLRTSSVRQGLIGCFRGLVVNGEILDIHSYMSVHLSEIIKDCKPSCQPNKCQNGARCVELWSNFECVCENKWAHLGTYCETNINNKALTFTSQGAFLKKNYFGKDEESEETVLLKSILLQNILINLRTYDTHSLILYANDHLNNFAHLYISNGTSIVYLFNAGNEIKNITVEYPGVNTGISVQIAIIRNEKSTTLHVNEYNCTLNATPILLDTYSNKPWINPEKEVLAPQRPPAPPSNYFQVNLGGFDSNDLLRFGKEDMQIKGYVGCLRGLMIGEYLVDLPSLANEANHEGSKGVLPNCQMKCDATPCKNNGTCTEDFGRQEFSCNCELTSYFGEHCADEKGADFSGESVLQREFDPVDKVNQVKVQLAFSTNDVQQHTMVLLLLQTENKNYYLLVALSSQGGLIFEEDREGSVYEVRLRPGSFANGNRHSIYYVRDNNTTTLLIDRQPVQMVPMPVLKPREDEDNSPGVTEIQLGGLNTTDSRFSGNEYKGYTGCLSNVVVSINGGPSMKPLEEYMLFTKQGSETVRATILAGVRSAQCAVFHTEPRGPEPPRNDSVDRNRSWMEDPPKRNLYKSQYSDATQEEQGAGTYIFIALCCVFVTAVIGCIYEVWRSARKDRRRRREAGIAGSPVLSSSGSQRWQSQQYTDQLAGAVKTVGFKNVTEDEKRPNGTHKSAAKEYKPLANAESKDLINDKRVHIKDEEPERKELLGSMEDLQEEPELEECEEEEAAEEEEEEKGDDSKEQNPDEEERHQLKGEHTDDKDFVKSAITLNGIGQRTTVKNFSADSARRFIFNLQPIYLPDDRRIFGCPLNYVGIGEYQSRNRNSVESVLSLD; from the exons ATGAAATTGGAGGATGTGGGTACAGGAGAAACCTACTTCGAGAGTGATCTGTTTCG CAAGAAAACAACGATGATCGACCACAAAAGATGGATCTTCAGAATCCTCGTTTGGGCATACGTTTACGCGATCGTTTCAGCGAATTTAACAGATTCGTCAGAGATCGATCTGTCTAACGAAATGGACACGTCCACTACCACGAAGAGGACGTTTCCTGACAGGTGTCTCGTGAAAACTGAACCAGGACCATGCAAGCAGAACGTTCAGAAATGGACGTTCATCAAGACTGAAGGAAAATGCAGGACTTTTCTTTACGGTGGCTGCTTAGGAAACGAGAATCGTTTCAATTCGGAAGTCGAGTGTCTTTACCATTGCGTGGGTGGTCCTGAAC ATACACTGCCACCTTATTTGATCACAAAGGGAAACGTATTTGTAACGAGCACTGCAACCACGAACACACTGCCTTCTACCACGGCCATCACTCCACGACCAACGTTTACACCGCCGGAACCAACAAAACCACCTGTACCAAAGTACAAAAGAGGAAAG GAACTAACTTTCATGGAGTCTGGCTACGAGAAGACTTTTATGTTCGCGCAAAGTAACACGTTTATTCAGCTGGACGGTAGCGGTATAAAACCTTTTCAACTTCG ACTGTGTCGCGAGATATCTTTCAAATTTCGCACGAAATTACCCCATGGTCTGCTGGTCTACCACAGCGTGAAGGATCGACCAGAGAGCTTAGACCCTTATGCTCTGTACGTGATCGTAGAGAAGGGCCAGCTGAAAGTGGTGCACGTGTTCGGAAAGCGGTCAACCAGCCTGACCGTCGGCGAGGGGTTGAACAGGGACGAATGGCATAGCGTTCTGGTGAGAATCGACGTCCACGGAGCGAAATTGATCGCCAGGGTGGACGATAAACAGGAGGAGACGACGCTCGAAGTTCTGGAGCACGCAGTCAATTACGGAGTGTCCGAAGAACTCGCGTCTGTCGTCCTTATTGGAG GGTTGAGTTCCGAGGAGAGGCTGCACGGcgtgaaatatataatagaatcGTTTGTTGGCTGCATAAGAGATATGGTTCTCAGCTCAGGCAAATCGGCCAGCGATTTGTTGCCCATTCAGCCTCTGATTGCCACGAAGCACGAAAATGTGAAAGAGGGCTGCATAGACAA ATGTAGAACACGAGAGAATCTCTGTTTCATCTCGAGCCAATGTGTGAACCACTATAATAGTTTAACTTGCGACTGCTTTGGGACGAAGTACGAAGGAGAACGATGCGATGTATACA CGGCCACGATCTTAACATTAAGAGGTTCTTCATACGTCTCGTTCCGCGTTTACGATTGGAAGGACAGAGTTCACTCGTCTGTGAACAGGATAAGCCTTGCATTCAAG ACAAAATGGGACGACTCGGCTTTATTTTACGCGTCTGGTGAAATCGATGGGACGCCACACTACATAGCAGCATACATCATGAATGGATCAGTTCACGTTGCATTAGACTTCGGCCACAAGTCGAAGATCACGACGAAACTAGGCGATTATATCACCTCGAACCATTGGAataatttaacgatatttcatAATGGATCTTTGGTCTTCGTTAGTTTGGACGATGAAATCAAAGTGCTTGAAATTCCTGGCGAGAATTATAATATGATCATCGATCCTGAGATCTACATTGGCGGTGGTCCTGAATTGCACAAGAAGAAAGGCCTTCGgtcgtataataattttgcag GTTCGCTGAAGTACGTTTTCTTCAACGACAAGTCCATTATTTATGAGCTGAAACGTTCCAACCCCATGGTGCATTATATCGGTGTATTGGCGCCAGAGTATTACGAGGCAGATGTTGATGTGATTCCAATAACGTATCCGTTCGCGGACAGCCACATTTGGTGGCCAATAGCACGCACCGATTCCCTTAAACTGAGCTTCGACTTCAAAAGTTCGAAACCGGTGGCTGTGGTCGCGTCAGGGAATGTGACAAGTAATCGTAGTCTTGGATACTGGGAG CTGCGCGTGATAAACGACGAAATTCGCTTTCAACTGATCCCGGTGTTAACGGAGAACATCACGGTATCCACCGCCGTCAAATTTCCCCCTTACAATACCTCTTGGCATGCGGTCGAATTGAATTACACGAGAGGAGAGCTCAGTGTCCTGGTGGATTACCGGAACAAACACAGCAAACTTTTCTCCATGGCGTTCGAATTGGGCGACAAAGTTATCATCGGAAGTGGAAAAAGTAACGCGG GTCTGGTTGGATGTATGCGTGAAATACAGGTGAACGACGAGAGAATAGAACCTAGACACGTGATCAATACCGATAGAGTGATCGGCGAGGTAGCCTTGGATAATTGCCAATTCGTCGATCCTTGTACCAGGCCGAACACTTGTGAACATCAGGGGAAATGTTCGGTGACAGAGGACAGAATTACTTGTGACTGTACAGGCACTGGCTACATCGGGAAAAATTGTCACTTTA CTATATACAGAAAAACCTGCGAGGAGCTAGCATTATTGGGATATACCCAGGACAGAGCTTACACAATCGACATTGATGGAAACGGTAGATTCCCTCCAGCGAATGTAAAGTGCGAGTTCCAGTCTATCGAGGACTCGACAAAGACTATAGTAGAACACAATCTGCCCTCGCAAGTCGATGTTAGATCCACTGCAGAAtccgatttttctttcgaCATCAAATACAGAGAGTTCACTGCAGAGATGCTACAAGAATTGATCTCACATTCGTTGTACTGTAGTCAATACATCAAGTACGATTGCTACAAAGCGCCATTGGAATTGCATAGTGCTACGTGGTTCATTAGCTCGAAAGGAACCACCGTAGACTACATAGGAAATGTGACTAGGGGATCCTGTCCTTGTGGAA TGAACAGGACATGCGTCGATGCAAATCTAAGCTGTAACTGTGATGTTCTCGCCGGAACCGCAGGAAAATGGCTATCTGACGAAGGATATTACGAAAGACCAGACTCCTTAGGCATCACCAGTATGGTGTTTTTGCAACAAAAAGATCTCGAAGACGATGCACAGGGACGAATTACTTTGGGACCGTTAGAATGTGTCGAAACTA ATACACAGAAATACGTTGTCACTTTCACGACCTCGCAATCATACATCGAAGTGCCTGGTTGGAGGAAAGGAGATATAGCATTCAGTTTTCGAACAACTGGAGAAAAGGCCATTCTTCTGTATCAACCACCAATTAGAAGCAATTATCCATCCTTCATGGTTGCTTTGACTTCAGAATTTCGATTGACGTTTAACTTCACTCTAAATACTGGTACTATCAGGGAGTTAGAGGTGCAGAGCATAAGAAAATTGAACAATGGCGACTGGCAAAAAATCTGGATCGACTATAATGATTATCACGTTAGATTCATGATCAATACCGACTATCAAATGGTTGAGTTGTTACCTGAAGAAGAGTTTGGGCCATTCGAAGGTTCTATGTTTATTGGCGGAGCCACCGC AGAACACTTGAGGACTTCTTCAGTTCGCCAAGGACTCATCGGCTGTTTCCGTGGTTTGGTTGTGAATGGGGAGATTTTAGACATTCACAGCTACATGTCGGTCCACCTATCCGAGATCATAAAGGACTGCAAACCCTCCTGTCAACCGAACAAGTGTCAGAACGGTGCCAGATGTGTAGAACTGTGGAGCAACTTCGAGTGCGTCTGCGAGAACAAATGGGCTCACCTTGGCACCTATTGCGAGACGA ATATAAACAACAAGGCCTTGACATTCACTTCCCAAGGTGCGTTTCtcaaaaagaattattttggTAAGGACGAAGAAAGCGAAGAAACGGTATTGTTGAAGAGTATACTGTTACAAAATATTCTGATCAACTTGAGGACTTATGATACTCATTCGTTGATCTTGTATGCGAATGATCACTTGAATAATTTTGCTCATCTTTACATCTCGAATGGCACCAGTATAGTGTATCTGTTCAACGCTGGTAATGAGATTAAGAACATCACCGTGGAATATCCAG GTGTGAACACAGGAATTTCGGTCCAAATCGCGATAATTCGGAACGAAAAATCAACGACACTTCACGTGAACGAGTACAACTGTACCCTAAACGCCACTCCAATCTTGCTAGACACGTATTCGAATAAACCTTGGATAAATCCAGAAAAGGAAGTACTGGCACCTCAGAGGCCACCAGCGCCGCCCAGCAATTACTTTCAG GTGAATCTAGGAGGCTTCGATTCGAATGATCTGCTGAGGTTCGGCAAAGAAGATATGCAAATTAAGGGCTATGTCGGTTGTCTTCGTGGATTGATGATCGGAGAATATCTAGTTGATTTGCCTAGCCTCGCGAACGAGGCTAATCACGAGGGTAGCAAAGGAGTGCTACCTAATTGTCAGATGAAATGTGACGCTACCCCGTGCAAGAACAACGGAACTTGTACGGAAGATTTTGGAAGACAGGAGTTTTCTTGTAACTGTGAATTGACGTCGTACTTTGGGGAACATTGCGCCGATG AAAAGGGAGCAGACTTCAGTGGCGAGAGTGTTCTGCAGCGCGAGTTCGACCCGGTTGACAAAGTGAACCAAGTGAAGGTTCAATTAGCATTCTCAACTAATGATGTTCAACAGCATACCATGGTTCTTCTACTTTTACAAACAGAAAATAA aaACTACTACTTGCTGGTTGCCTTGTCGTCACAAGGTGGGCTGATTTTTGAAGAAGACAGAGAAGGCTCCGTATATGAAGTACGTTTACGTCCAGGAAGCTTCGCAAATGGAAACCGACACAGCATTTACTATGTTCGAGATAATAATACGACCACGCTTCTG ATCGATCGCCAGCCGGTGCAAATGGTACCAATGCCAGTGTTGAAGCCGAGAGAGGACGAGGACAATAGTCCAGGCGTGACAGAAATTCAACTAGGCGGTCTGAACACGACAGATTCTCGATTCAGCGGCAATGAATACAAGGGATACACCGGCTGTCTGAGCA ACGTCGTGGTATCGATCAACGGAGGACCTAGCATGAAACCGCTCGAGGAATATATGCTATTTACGAAACAGGGCAGCGAAACGGTCAGGGCGACGATACTTGCTGGAGTGAGGAGCGCCCAGTGCGCGGTCTTTCACACGGAACCACGTGGCCCTGAACCACCCAGAAACGATAGCGTT GATCGCAACAGATCCTGGATGGAGGATCCTCCGAAGAGGAATTTATATAAATCGCAGTATTCCGACGCGACACAGGAGGAACAAGGTGCTGGTACTTACATCTTCATCGCATTGTGTTGCGTATTCGTTACCGCGGTGATCGGCTGCATCTATGAAGTTTGGCGAAGCGCAAGAAAGGATCGACGTCGAAGACGCGAAGCCGGGATCGCTGGCTCGCCCGTACTTTCATCCTCCGGATCTCAAAGATGGCAATCTCAACAGTATACGGATCAACTAGCTGGTGCCGTGAAAACGGTAGGCTTCAAGAACGTGACAGAAGATGAGAAAAGACCAAATGGCACGCATAAGTCCGCGGCGAAAGAGTATAAACCGCTGGCCAACGCGGAGTCGAAAGActtaattaacgataaaagGGTTCATATTAAAG ATGAAGAACCAGAGAGGAAGGAGCTCCTAGGG TCGATGGAAGATCTGCAGGAGGAGCCGGAACTGGAAGAATGCGAAGAAGAGGAGGCGGctgaggaagaagaagaagaaaaaggagacgATTCCAAAGAACAGAATCCAGATGAGGAGGAGAGACATCAGTTGAAAGGAGAACATACTGACGATAAAGATTTTGTCAAGTCG GCCATCACGCTAAATGGTATTGGACAACGAACGACAGTCAAAAATTTTTCTGCAG ATTCTGCAAGGCGTTTCATTTTCAATCTACAACCAATCTATTTACCGGACGATCGGAGAATATTTGGATGTCCACTGAACTATGTTGGTATTGGAGAATATCAAtcaagaaatagaaattccGTTGAGTCAGTATTGTCTTTGGATTGA